One window of Leptotrichia hongkongensis genomic DNA carries:
- a CDS encoding efflux RND transporter permease subunit — MTVAEFATKRVVSTTMILIFMIFAGWVAMTGMKQERIPDFDIPIVVINATWTGATAEDVKTQVSKKLEDAALNVDGIKNITTSSSYGSSVVTIEFNYGVDTDIKQVQVQTQIDKIKGQLPDDDNFKDPTVSKMDATGSSNMALMIGITGENKQLITSFVEETLQPRLKRNRGIGNISVMGNATRQIKVWLDPARLKEYNLSAAEIYSKIKVANTVTPAGTITDGTKEFILKVDGELKELDQIQDIVISNQNNQTVRLADVAKVEYGTEDPTSYVTYNGKEMVAVMIQKSKDGNLVEVAKKAKETLKEAKPLFPEGSNYNIIVDNSEKVSESIKNVASSGIQAVIITIIVLFVFLKNLRASLVVGTLIPISAMFTFFLLTTQGITLNMISLMGLSLAVGSLVDNGVVTLDNIFDHIQINKEPADVAAVRGTNEVILPMMASTATSVCVFLPIILFEGITKEVFKSIAFSMMFALSASIIVAMLWVPMASSLFLDVKKISDNAEKAARFNAFRDKYKELVAKVLENRWKMVVGVVIAFVVVVFGIGKTVKTTFFPTIDDNQYSVVATLATGLDLDVSKDIANKMEAVVKADPATKDINVLASKDAAVINVDVKKDTMKAMNRVREKLKDLPNVTLAVSPQKAGGRSSQKDYSFQIEGDDPQELNRIANAIMADMKSQSWFKDVKSSTEGGYPQAKLEVDRVKAESYGITVTDITQMLFMTASGSANPIDVTQSTETLDVVLELEKNQKNSLNKIMDLEIKTNKGTYVRLGDIATMQYEESASTISTENGTRIVTIGANLDSSKGFNDAAAFIQQSFKKTNPAEGYKIGVAGQAKNQSEMGGQIMKDLLLAIVLIYTVLAVQLESFILPLMIMTTLPLSMIGVILGLAITRVQLSMFVMIGILMLFGMAVNNAIVMLDFVAGLRKKGWTIHDALVEACGSRLRPILMTTLTTVLGWLPMVFSSKGSSGYYQGMAIAVMFGLSFCTVLTLFFTPVLYSLVEERKERKQKEREERRRQEKEEERKGYAK; from the coding sequence ATGACAGTAGCAGAATTTGCAACGAAGAGAGTAGTGTCGACAACGATGATACTTATATTTATGATTTTTGCTGGTTGGGTAGCGATGACAGGTATGAAACAGGAAAGAATACCAGATTTCGATATACCGATAGTTGTTATTAATGCCACTTGGACGGGAGCAACAGCGGAGGATGTAAAAACACAAGTATCAAAAAAACTAGAAGATGCGGCATTAAATGTAGATGGAATTAAAAATATAACAACTTCCTCTTCTTATGGTTCATCAGTAGTTACGATAGAGTTTAACTATGGTGTAGATACAGATATTAAACAAGTCCAAGTTCAAACACAAATAGATAAAATAAAAGGGCAATTGCCAGATGATGATAACTTTAAAGATCCTACAGTATCAAAAATGGATGCAACAGGTAGTTCCAACATGGCACTGATGATTGGGATTACTGGGGAAAATAAACAGTTAATAACATCGTTTGTTGAAGAAACATTACAGCCTAGATTGAAGAGAAATAGAGGTATTGGTAATATTTCTGTAATGGGTAATGCGACAAGACAAATTAAAGTTTGGTTGGATCCAGCTAGATTGAAAGAATATAATTTGTCAGCGGCAGAAATTTATAGTAAAATAAAAGTGGCTAATACAGTAACACCAGCAGGTACGATAACTGATGGGACGAAAGAATTTATCTTAAAAGTTGATGGAGAGTTAAAAGAGCTCGATCAAATTCAGGATATAGTTATTTCAAATCAAAATAATCAAACAGTTAGATTGGCGGATGTGGCAAAAGTTGAGTATGGAACAGAGGATCCGACATCGTATGTAACATATAATGGAAAAGAAATGGTTGCTGTTATGATTCAAAAGAGTAAAGATGGTAACTTGGTAGAGGTTGCGAAAAAGGCTAAGGAAACTTTGAAAGAAGCAAAACCATTATTTCCAGAAGGTTCTAATTATAATATAATAGTTGATAACAGTGAAAAAGTTAGCGAATCAATAAAAAATGTTGCAAGTTCTGGGATACAAGCGGTTATCATTACAATTATAGTGCTTTTTGTATTCTTGAAAAACTTGAGAGCATCATTAGTTGTGGGAACATTGATTCCGATTTCAGCAATGTTTACATTCTTCTTACTTACAACACAAGGAATAACATTGAATATGATTTCGTTAATGGGATTGTCACTTGCGGTTGGATCACTAGTAGATAACGGGGTTGTTACGCTGGATAATATTTTTGATCACATTCAGATTAATAAGGAACCAGCAGATGTAGCAGCGGTACGGGGTACAAATGAAGTAATTCTTCCGATGATGGCGTCAACGGCGACTTCAGTTTGTGTATTTCTACCTATTATATTATTTGAAGGAATTACTAAAGAAGTATTTAAAAGTATTGCATTTTCAATGATGTTTGCGTTATCAGCTTCAATCATTGTTGCGATGTTATGGGTTCCGATGGCTTCAAGTTTATTTTTAGATGTTAAAAAAATCTCAGATAATGCTGAAAAAGCTGCTAGATTTAATGCATTTAGGGATAAATATAAAGAATTAGTGGCAAAAGTATTGGAAAATAGGTGGAAAATGGTAGTTGGAGTTGTAATAGCATTTGTAGTAGTTGTATTTGGAATAGGAAAAACAGTAAAAACTACATTCTTCCCAACGATTGATGATAATCAATATTCAGTAGTTGCGACACTTGCGACTGGGCTAGATTTAGACGTGTCAAAAGATATTGCGAATAAAATGGAGGCAGTTGTAAAAGCGGATCCAGCGACTAAAGATATAAATGTACTTGCTTCAAAAGATGCAGCGGTAATAAATGTTGATGTAAAAAAAGACACAATGAAAGCAATGAATCGTGTTAGGGAAAAATTAAAGGATTTACCAAATGTAACACTTGCAGTTTCACCACAAAAAGCAGGAGGTCGTTCATCGCAGAAAGATTATTCGTTTCAAATAGAAGGTGATGACCCACAAGAACTGAATAGAATAGCAAATGCGATAATGGCTGACATGAAAAGCCAGTCATGGTTTAAAGATGTTAAATCATCAACAGAAGGGGGATATCCTCAGGCTAAGCTGGAAGTAGACAGAGTAAAAGCTGAAAGTTATGGAATAACTGTAACGGACATTACCCAGATGTTATTTATGACAGCTTCTGGATCTGCAAATCCGATTGATGTAACTCAAAGTACAGAAACATTGGATGTAGTACTGGAATTAGAAAAAAATCAAAAAAATTCATTGAATAAAATAATGGATTTAGAGATAAAAACTAATAAAGGAACTTATGTTAGATTAGGGGATATTGCTACAATGCAGTATGAAGAAAGTGCTTCAACTATTTCAACAGAAAATGGAACAAGAATTGTAACAATTGGTGCAAACTTGGATAGTTCGAAAGGGTTTAACGATGCAGCAGCATTTATTCAACAGTCATTCAAGAAAACAAATCCAGCTGAAGGATATAAAATTGGAGTAGCAGGACAAGCTAAAAACCAATCTGAAATGGGTGGACAAATTATGAAAGACTTATTACTTGCGATTGTGTTGATTTATACAGTACTTGCGGTTCAGCTAGAATCATTTATCTTGCCACTTATGATTATGACAACATTACCACTTTCTATGATTGGAGTAATTTTAGGATTAGCAATAACTAGAGTACAACTTAGTATGTTCGTTATGATCGGTATCTTGATGTTATTTGGTATGGCGGTTAACAATGCGATTGTAATGCTTGATTTCGTTGCAGGGTTGCGAAAAAAAGGCTGGACGATACACGATGCCTTAGTAGAAGCATGTGGTTCAAGACTTCGACCAATTTTAATGACAACACTTACAACAGTGTTAGGATGGCTTCCAATGGTATTTTCAAGTAAAGGAAGTTCGGGATACTATCAAGGTATGGCGATTGCAGTAATGTTTGGACTTTCATTCTGTACGGTCTTGACATTGTTTTTTACACCGGTATTGTACTCATTAGTTGAAGAAAGAAAAGAAAGAAAACAAAAAGAAAGAGAAGAAAGAAGAAGACAAGAAAAAGAAGAAGAAAGAAAAGGGTATGCTAAATAA
- a CDS encoding efflux RND transporter periplasmic adaptor subunit, translating into MKLYNKKIVAALAILVMFAISCGKKKQAAANNTRPVKVQVIGQNQMSLGYTASGSIKGIEEIPYTATSSGEIISINGKNGDYVTAGQVIVAIDNQAARSNVRSAASNVNTASSNINSAAAALEEARINYEKYNMLYKKRLVTETEYLSAKTNYDSARANLNASKNSLSSAKADLATANDTNSKTVIKTKVSGYIANMDLERHQQVSAGAKLFTLVNESEMKLEIGVPAEIVKKIQMGAQATIKVDELNGKEIVGTVYEIAASADSASRQFIVKVKFPNPDRELKSGMYGKANIATGAEDGLIIPKKAIVVRGVQQVIYVIRDGKAVMIPINISNQNETYAAVTGDGLTAGDQLVVDGQNVVQANEKVNVVQ; encoded by the coding sequence ATGAAATTATATAATAAAAAAATCGTAGCGGCATTGGCAATACTTGTGATGTTTGCTATATCTTGCGGAAAGAAGAAACAGGCTGCAGCAAATAATACAAGGCCAGTAAAAGTGCAAGTTATTGGACAAAATCAAATGTCATTGGGATATACCGCAAGCGGTTCTATAAAAGGAATCGAGGAAATTCCTTATACAGCGACTTCAAGTGGAGAAATTATATCAATAAATGGAAAAAATGGAGATTATGTAACTGCTGGACAAGTAATAGTAGCAATTGATAATCAAGCAGCAAGATCAAATGTAAGAAGTGCAGCTTCAAATGTAAACACAGCTTCATCAAATATCAATTCAGCTGCGGCTGCACTTGAAGAAGCAAGAATTAATTACGAAAAATATAATATGCTTTACAAAAAAAGGCTAGTAACCGAAACAGAGTATTTAAGTGCAAAAACTAATTATGATTCAGCAAGAGCAAATTTAAATGCTTCAAAAAACAGTTTAAGCTCAGCAAAAGCTGATTTAGCTACAGCAAATGATACTAACAGTAAAACCGTTATTAAAACTAAAGTTAGCGGATATATTGCAAATATGGATTTAGAAAGACATCAACAAGTATCAGCAGGAGCAAAATTATTTACATTGGTTAATGAGAGTGAAATGAAATTGGAAATTGGAGTTCCAGCAGAGATTGTTAAAAAAATTCAAATGGGAGCACAAGCAACTATAAAAGTTGATGAATTGAATGGTAAGGAAATTGTTGGAACAGTTTATGAAATAGCGGCTTCAGCTGATTCAGCTAGTAGACAATTTATTGTAAAAGTTAAATTCCCTAATCCAGATAGAGAGTTAAAAAGTGGAATGTATGGAAAAGCAAATATTGCAACAGGAGCTGAAGATGGGTTGATTATTCCTAAAAAGGCGATTGTAGTAAGAGGAGTTCAGCAAGTTATTTATGTTATTAGAGATGGAAAAGCAGTTATGATACCGATAAATATTTCTAATCAAAATGAAACTTATGCGGCAGTGACTGGTGATGGCTTAACAGCTGGAGATCAGCTAGTTGTTGATGGACAAAATGTTGTACAAGCGAATGAAAAAGTAAATGTTGTGCAGTAA
- a CDS encoding TolC family protein, with amino-acid sequence MKKNKNKIAVTVLLLLMSIPNFAQKITIQEAAEMAVKNNKDIKIGMLEVDRGQIDVSRTWKQKFFTVSYNASANAYFKDVISKKTGEAYQQYLSLSQPIYTGGKLKLGNEISKDNLKLAELKLDKTKKDTVLSTVQAYIDVYDAISTLGVLQKSKEALDENYKIQTEKYKLRMVTKPEYREAERSIKAIEAQIVEQQGNIEIAKESLGILIGVSNPSSIEIVPFGVEDNFTKTIDLSKDMEKLTTQNTEYKIAQKQIDISRKNTKLEKSSFHPTINGTLRYGTLQSQGKLKNVFETKNLSSAAGVTFTWDIFDWGKRKEDVSYAQKTEEIAEVKSGQTLDQVKANMRKTYYQLQALEKSLEALKVAVESAEETYELEKERYSYNLITMNNLLDAEAKLRQSRVNYATSKLKYYYLVSQYGAFLD; translated from the coding sequence ATGAAAAAAAATAAAAATAAAATAGCAGTAACAGTACTGCTCCTATTAATGTCAATTCCTAATTTTGCACAAAAAATAACTATTCAGGAAGCGGCAGAGATGGCAGTAAAAAATAATAAAGATATAAAAATCGGAATGCTGGAAGTAGATAGAGGGCAAATTGACGTGAGCAGAACTTGGAAACAGAAATTTTTCACAGTAAGCTACAATGCTTCGGCAAACGCCTACTTTAAAGATGTCATATCAAAGAAGACTGGAGAAGCGTATCAGCAATACTTATCACTATCACAGCCAATTTATACAGGCGGGAAATTAAAACTTGGAAATGAAATTAGTAAGGATAACTTAAAATTAGCAGAATTGAAACTGGATAAAACAAAAAAAGATACAGTTTTGAGTACTGTTCAAGCATACATTGATGTATATGATGCGATTAGTACACTTGGAGTTTTACAAAAGTCTAAGGAAGCGCTAGATGAGAATTATAAAATTCAGACTGAGAAATATAAATTAAGAATGGTTACAAAGCCTGAATACAGAGAAGCAGAACGAAGTATAAAGGCTATAGAGGCACAAATTGTAGAACAGCAAGGAAATATTGAAATAGCAAAGGAATCTTTAGGAATACTAATCGGAGTGTCAAATCCAAGCAGTATTGAAATAGTGCCGTTCGGGGTGGAAGATAATTTTACCAAGACAATTGACTTGTCAAAAGATATGGAAAAATTGACAACACAAAATACTGAGTATAAAATTGCACAAAAGCAAATTGATATAAGCAGAAAAAATACAAAACTTGAAAAATCAAGTTTTCATCCTACAATTAATGGAACGCTAAGATATGGGACATTACAATCACAAGGTAAATTGAAAAATGTATTTGAAACAAAGAATTTGTCATCAGCTGCGGGAGTAACGTTTACTTGGGATATTTTTGACTGGGGCAAAAGAAAAGAAGATGTAAGTTATGCTCAAAAAACTGAAGAAATTGCAGAAGTTAAATCAGGACAGACGTTAGATCAGGTAAAGGCAAATATGAGAAAAACATATTATCAGCTGCAAGCGCTTGAAAAAAGTTTGGAAGCATTGAAGGTTGCTGTGGAAAGCGCAGAAGAAACTTATGAACTGGAAAAGGAAAGATACAGCTATAACTTGATAACAATGAATAATTTACTTGATGCAGAGGCAAAATTGAGACAAAGCCGTGTAAATTATGCGACTTCAAAACTTAAGTACTATTATCTTGTGTCACAATACGGAGCTTTTCTTGATTAA
- a CDS encoding TetR/AcrR family transcriptional regulator codes for MEKKKSVKIQKRKKIIDKAWELFIKNGYEETKVEDIAKELGISKGSFYTYFATKDELLYEILEKIKKKIINVLGAIDVSQQPDKVLEDYVRAKMNSAVQLLNNMRLNIVEKNVLNPKLRNFFEELREISINFIKINIVEKFNKKNGNKYNLQIISEFILILVEEFLFDELVLKSFRNMKEDEIINIKNTDKIEISLKEITKFINNALK; via the coding sequence TTGGAAAAAAAGAAGAGTGTAAAAATCCAAAAAAGAAAGAAAATAATAGATAAAGCATGGGAATTATTTATAAAAAATGGATATGAGGAAACAAAGGTAGAGGATATTGCAAAGGAGTTAGGGATTTCTAAAGGAAGTTTTTATACATATTTTGCAACAAAAGATGAATTATTGTATGAGATTTTGGAAAAAATAAAAAAGAAAATAATAAATGTTCTTGGGGCTATAGATGTTAGTCAGCAGCCAGATAAGGTTTTAGAAGATTATGTAAGAGCTAAAATGAATAGTGCTGTTCAACTTTTGAACAATATGAGATTAAATATTGTCGAAAAAAATGTGTTAAATCCTAAATTAAGGAATTTTTTTGAAGAATTGCGGGAAATATCTATTAATTTTATAAAAATAAATATTGTTGAAAAATTTAATAAGAAAAATGGAAATAAATATAATTTACAAATCATATCAGAATTCATATTAATATTAGTAGAAGAATTCTTATTTGACGAACTTGTCTTGAAAAGCTTTAGAAACATGAAGGAAGATGAGATAATCAATATAAAAAATACAGATAAAATTGAAATATCACTAAAGGAAATAACAAAATTTATAAATAATGCATTAAAATAG
- a CDS encoding DUF1269 domain-containing protein, with amino-acid sequence MENNVLLATFENQLSAFEVLADIKTKYSGENYVITQAAVVRKEDDKLSFKDGFEVNANGNIGFLNGGLLGGLIGIIGGPLGVIFGGAVGAMIGESQGEKADKKIISIFEDVSKHLVNNHYALILLTSESGNTELDNFLNKYNPETILRKDAKVVQKDLEFAKEYESKLKTDIEYKELKEKFESKSKEVKENLADFSEKIKANAEAFTEDLTKFVLDLKNKFKN; translated from the coding sequence ATGGAAAATAATGTTTTATTAGCAACATTTGAAAATCAGCTAAGCGCATTTGAGGTTCTAGCTGACATAAAGACAAAATATTCAGGGGAAAATTATGTAATTACTCAGGCTGCAGTTGTAAGAAAGGAAGACGATAAGCTGAGTTTCAAGGATGGATTCGAAGTAAATGCAAATGGAAATATAGGATTTTTAAACGGAGGGCTTCTTGGAGGCCTTATTGGAATTATCGGAGGTCCGTTGGGAGTTATTTTTGGTGGAGCAGTAGGAGCTATGATAGGTGAAAGCCAAGGTGAAAAGGCTGACAAAAAAATAATAAGCATATTTGAAGATGTTTCAAAACACCTTGTAAATAACCATTATGCGTTGATTTTACTAACTTCCGAATCAGGGAATACAGAACTGGATAATTTTTTGAATAAATATAATCCTGAAACAATCCTTCGAAAAGATGCCAAAGTTGTTCAGAAAGATTTAGAATTTGCAAAAGAATATGAATCAAAACTAAAAACAGATATTGAATATAAGGAATTAAAAGAAAAATTTGAAAGCAAGTCAAAAGAAGTAAAAGAAAATTTAGCTGATTTTTCAGAAAAGATAAAAGCTAATGCAGAAGCATTTACAGAAGATTTGACAAAATTTGTATTGGATTTGAAAAATAAATTTAAAAATTAA
- a CDS encoding ABC1 kinase family protein has translation MVDFIQKTKRLVKLSSVIAQYGFDELFKRGDLEKYIPGNIKRRYSDKIDEINSYTFYERIRMAIEEMGPVYVKFGQMLSNRKDILPEEMLLQLQKLQDSVEIEEVDVKKKMNLELGIEVDDYFSEIEEEPMASASIGQVFRGKLKNGEKVVVKIQRENIKPVIEADLEIMKNLAKALENYYEEMKKMNIVDVVESFEKMLNDELSLSNELRNIERFANNFKGDERIHVPIVYKHLSNNHVLTMEMIEGFKITDKEKIVEIGKKPEEVARTGLDLYLVQFLKHGFFHADPHPGNIFIKENGQIVFIDFGAMGRLYPNERELLINLIIYSLKKDVKKMIETIRKLAIKFEVADERKFERELYGLIEMVDGNSLESIDIVTIFEKARKIFSDNQILLSEDIYLLIKGIGQIEGIGRHLDPSLNITRIMQPYMDKIARERMNPVNIFKKGAEKLETFSDNWLTLPTDLKNILEKIQKNELKHKHEIIGFEKFQKTFEQLVLAIIISSIFVGSSILALANIPPKIFGISGLGLLGFVIAGIMGVNLFFKSKK, from the coding sequence ATGGTAGATTTTATACAGAAAACAAAAAGGCTTGTAAAGCTTTCTTCAGTAATTGCTCAATATGGATTTGATGAACTATTTAAAAGGGGAGACTTGGAAAAGTATATTCCTGGAAATATAAAAAGAAGATATAGTGACAAAATTGATGAAATAAATTCTTATACTTTTTATGAAAGAATAAGAATGGCGATTGAGGAAATGGGGCCTGTATATGTAAAATTTGGGCAAATGTTAAGTAATCGAAAAGACATTTTACCTGAAGAAATGCTTTTACAGCTTCAAAAATTACAAGATAGTGTGGAGATTGAAGAAGTAGATGTAAAAAAAAAAATGAATCTCGAACTTGGAATAGAAGTAGATGATTATTTTTCTGAAATAGAGGAAGAGCCGATGGCATCAGCTTCAATAGGGCAGGTGTTTAGAGGAAAATTAAAAAATGGGGAAAAAGTTGTTGTAAAGATTCAAAGAGAAAATATAAAGCCTGTAATTGAAGCAGATTTGGAAATTATGAAAAATCTTGCAAAAGCTTTGGAAAATTATTATGAAGAAATGAAAAAAATGAATATTGTAGATGTTGTGGAAAGTTTTGAAAAAATGCTCAATGATGAGCTTTCACTTAGTAACGAGCTTCGTAATATAGAGCGTTTTGCAAATAATTTTAAAGGGGACGAGAGAATTCACGTTCCAATCGTATACAAACATCTTTCCAATAACCACGTTCTTACAATGGAAATGATAGAAGGCTTTAAAATTACTGATAAGGAAAAAATAGTAGAAATAGGTAAAAAACCTGAAGAAGTTGCAAGAACTGGACTTGATTTGTATTTGGTACAGTTTTTAAAACATGGATTTTTTCATGCTGATCCCCATCCTGGTAATATTTTTATAAAGGAAAATGGGCAAATTGTATTTATTGATTTTGGTGCAATGGGAAGGCTTTATCCGAATGAGCGAGAACTTTTAATAAATTTGATTATTTATTCATTGAAAAAAGATGTAAAAAAAATGATTGAAACTATACGTAAACTGGCTATAAAATTTGAAGTTGCAGATGAAAGAAAGTTTGAGCGGGAACTTTACGGATTAATTGAGATGGTGGACGGGAATTCATTAGAAAGTATAGATATTGTTACGATTTTTGAAAAGGCAAGGAAAATATTCAGCGATAACCAAATTCTGCTTTCTGAAGATATTTACCTGTTAATAAAGGGAATTGGTCAAATTGAAGGAATTGGTCGGCATTTGGATCCAAGTCTTAATATAACAAGAATTATGCAGCCATATATGGATAAAATAGCAAGAGAGCGGATGAATCCAGTAAATATTTTTAAAAAGGGAGCAGAAAAATTGGAAACCTTTTCTGATAACTGGCTAACTTTACCTACAGATTTAAAAAATATTTTGGAAAAAATTCAAAAAAATGAATTAAAACATAAGCATGAAATAATTGGTTTTGAGAAATTTCAAAAAACTTTTGAGCAATTAGTACTGGCAATTATTATTTCATCAATATTTGTGGGTTCATCAATACTAGCTCTAGCAAACATTCCTCCAAAAATATTTGGAATTTCTGGATTGGGATTATTAGGATTTGTTATTGCAGGAATTATGGGAGTAAATTTATTTTTTAAAAGTAAAAAATAA
- a CDS encoding M50 family metallopeptidase: MGIIFTIVILGLIVFLHELGHFATAKYFGMPVTEFAIGMGPKIFSLKKNETTYSIRILPLGGFVNIEGMQPERFDLEVFKKEKMDEIIEELKNETGNRDNEIEDEKFVDEVERRLSKVVEKELKRQENIQKNGFFAKSPFSRFVVLIAGVVMNFISALAVLFIMLSVAGVLPPKYSQAIVGGVEQSSKANGRLKVNDKILAINGKNISNWSEMTKRIGEISKNYKNEDIVLKILRDNKEITENVKLTYNKEAKGNILGVHLLSQKSTFGERVKISFSMFGDYFKMTLDGVRMLITGKVAMKEMTGPVGLPKIVGEAYGQGGIFAMLGVFVLISINIGIMNLLPIPALDGGRLIFVIPEFFGIKVNKKIEEKIHMIGMIFLLVLMLVIVFFDVTKYFQ; the protein is encoded by the coding sequence ATGGGAATAATTTTTACAATAGTAATTTTGGGATTAATTGTATTTTTGCATGAATTGGGGCATTTTGCAACGGCTAAATATTTTGGGATGCCTGTTACTGAGTTTGCGATTGGAATGGGGCCAAAGATTTTTTCGTTAAAAAAGAATGAGACGACTTATTCAATCAGAATTTTACCTTTAGGAGGATTTGTTAATATTGAGGGAATGCAGCCTGAAAGGTTTGATTTGGAAGTATTTAAGAAGGAAAAAATGGATGAAATTATTGAGGAATTAAAAAATGAAACAGGTAACAGGGATAACGAAATTGAAGATGAAAAATTTGTTGATGAAGTGGAAAGAAGGCTTAGCAAGGTTGTAGAAAAGGAATTAAAGAGACAGGAAAATATTCAAAAAAATGGATTTTTTGCCAAGTCGCCGTTTAGCAGATTTGTTGTGCTGATTGCGGGAGTTGTGATGAACTTTATCTCTGCATTGGCAGTATTGTTTATAATGCTTTCAGTAGCGGGAGTGCTGCCGCCTAAATATTCTCAAGCTATAGTTGGAGGAGTTGAGCAAAGTTCAAAAGCAAATGGAAGATTGAAGGTAAATGATAAGATTTTGGCAATTAATGGTAAAAATATATCCAATTGGAGTGAAATGACAAAAAGAATTGGAGAAATTAGTAAAAATTATAAAAATGAAGATATAGTTCTAAAAATCTTGAGAGATAATAAGGAAATTACTGAAAATGTAAAATTAACTTATAACAAGGAAGCAAAAGGAAACATACTTGGAGTACATCTGTTAAGCCAAAAATCAACATTTGGAGAAAGAGTAAAAATTAGTTTTTCTATGTTTGGAGATTATTTTAAAATGACACTTGATGGTGTGAGAATGCTTATAACAGGAAAAGTGGCAATGAAGGAGATGACAGGGCCTGTAGGACTTCCTAAGATAGTTGGCGAGGCTTATGGGCAAGGAGGGATTTTTGCCATGCTTGGAGTATTTGTATTAATTTCCATAAATATTGGAATTATGAACTTGCTTCCAATTCCAGCGCTTGATGGGGGAAGACTGATATTTGTCATTCCTGAATTTTTTGGAATAAAAGTAAATAAAAAAATAGAAGAAAAAATACATATGATTGGGATGATATTTTTGCTTGTATTGATGTTAGTTATTGTATTTTTTGATGTTACTAAGTATTTTCAATAG
- a CDS encoding cell division protein SepF, with translation MGLKRKLMEFFGDDIEDDDDELSEELSNDERKEVAVEQPQQNQQSKAQQKVAVNRVEQEKQPEEKKGIGSLFGVGKKEEIVKMPSSKVSYVSIIRPKVFEDSRLIADAIKENKVVTFSLEFLEYEVGQRVIDFVSGAAYAMNAHLSKVTDKVLTSIPVGIDYEDIDASLGEESRDSNLL, from the coding sequence TTGGGACTTAAAAGAAAATTAATGGAATTTTTTGGCGATGATATTGAAGATGATGACGATGAGTTATCTGAAGAGTTGTCAAATGATGAAAGAAAAGAAGTGGCAGTAGAACAGCCACAGCAAAATCAGCAGTCTAAAGCTCAGCAAAAAGTAGCAGTAAATCGTGTAGAACAAGAAAAACAGCCAGAAGAGAAAAAAGGAATAGGAAGTCTTTTTGGTGTAGGAAAAAAGGAGGAAATTGTAAAGATGCCATCGTCTAAAGTAAGCTATGTTTCGATTATAAGACCGAAAGTTTTTGAAGATTCAAGATTAATTGCAGATGCAATAAAAGAAAATAAAGTTGTAACATTCAGTTTGGAATTTTTAGAATACGAAGTGGGACAAAGAGTAATAGATTTTGTAAGTGGAGCTGCGTATGCAATGAATGCTCATCTATCAAAAGTTACTGATAAAGTTTTAACTTCTATTCCAGTTGGAATTGACTATGAAGATATCGATGCTTCATTAGGAGAAGAGTCAAGAGACAGTAACTTGTTATAA
- a CDS encoding YggS family pyridoxal phosphate-dependent enzyme: protein MELDNVKIQQNYNKIFEDIKKYSPYPEKVKILFVSKYFDVEKHKPIIDMGYDYFGENRAQLYRDKLNEFSDEKYKNIKWDFIGRLQKNKIKYIINSVNLIHSIDSYELLEEINKKAIENNRVINGLIQINVSKEESKTGIYIEDFKKDSEKYFSMSNVKIAGFMTMAPYEASQQEINSYFLKMRELKEEYQKKYNYITELSMGMSNDYIEALKNGATIIRIGSKLFE from the coding sequence ATGGAACTTGATAATGTAAAAATTCAGCAAAATTATAATAAAATTTTTGAAGATATAAAAAAATATTCGCCGTATCCTGAAAAAGTAAAAATTTTGTTTGTTAGTAAATATTTTGACGTGGAAAAGCATAAGCCTATAATTGATATGGGTTATGATTATTTTGGTGAAAATCGGGCTCAGCTTTATCGAGATAAGCTAAATGAATTTTCAGATGAAAAATATAAAAATATCAAATGGGATTTTATTGGAAGGTTGCAAAAAAATAAAATAAAGTATATAATTAATAGTGTGAATTTAATACATTCGATTGATTCTTATGAACTTTTAGAAGAAATAAATAAAAAAGCTATTGAGAATAATAGAGTTATAAACGGATTAATTCAAATCAATGTTTCAAAGGAAGAATCCAAAACAGGAATTTATATTGAAGACTTTAAAAAAGATAGTGAAAAATATTTTTCTATGAGTAACGTAAAAATAGCAGGTTTTATGACAATGGCTCCATATGAAGCTTCACAACAGGAAATAAACAGTTATTTTTTAAAGATGAGAGAGCTAAAGGAAGAGTATCAGAAAAAATATAATTACATTACCGAGCTTTCTATGGGAATGTCGAATGATTATATTGAAGCATTAAAAAATGGTGCGACAATAATTAGGATAGGAAGTAAATTATTTGAATAG